A genomic window from Tolypothrix sp. PCC 7910 includes:
- a CDS encoding aldo/keto reductase: MTKYVNLGKTGLKVSRITLGTMTYGSRKLREWVLEEEESRPFIKLALDLGINFFDTADVYSLGASEEIVGRALKDFAQRDQVVIATKVHGKVGDGPNDKGLSRKHIFDSIDASLRRLQTDYVDLYQIHRWDYETPIEETLEALHDIVKAGKVRYLGISSVFAWQLAKALYTADIHGFSRFVSIQNHYNLVYREEEREVIPLALDQGLGIIPWSPLARGFLAGNRSKSEYGETLRAKTDEFAHNLYYQDSDFKVVERVVELAGKRGVKPTQIALAWILHQPGVTSPIIGASKIEHLKEAAEAVDLELSQEELKFLEEPYTPHPILGHQYPSGNRP, from the coding sequence ATGACCAAATATGTAAATCTTGGCAAAACTGGACTAAAAGTATCGCGTATTACCCTGGGTACGATGACTTATGGCTCTCGGAAATTACGCGAATGGGTATTAGAAGAAGAAGAAAGTCGCCCATTTATCAAACTGGCTTTGGATTTGGGAATTAACTTCTTTGATACCGCCGATGTCTATTCCTTGGGCGCGAGTGAAGAAATTGTTGGGCGCGCCTTGAAAGACTTTGCTCAACGAGATCAAGTTGTGATTGCTACTAAAGTACATGGTAAAGTTGGCGATGGGCCGAATGATAAAGGACTATCTCGCAAACATATTTTTGACAGTATCGATGCTTCTTTGCGGCGACTACAGACAGATTATGTAGACTTGTACCAAATTCACCGTTGGGATTATGAAACACCAATTGAGGAAACTCTAGAAGCGCTGCATGATATTGTCAAAGCTGGTAAAGTCCGTTATTTAGGAATTTCTAGCGTTTTTGCATGGCAATTAGCTAAAGCTCTCTATACAGCAGATATTCACGGCTTTTCTCGTTTTGTCTCAATTCAAAATCACTACAACCTAGTTTATCGGGAAGAGGAACGAGAAGTCATACCCCTCGCCCTCGATCAAGGACTTGGTATTATTCCTTGGAGTCCCTTAGCGCGGGGATTTTTAGCCGGAAATCGCAGTAAGTCAGAATATGGCGAAACTCTGCGCGCAAAAACTGATGAATTTGCTCATAATCTCTACTATCAAGATTCAGATTTTAAAGTAGTTGAGCGTGTCGTTGAATTAGCCGGAAAACGAGGCGTTAAACCCACACAAATTGCTCTAGCTTGGATATTACATCAACCAGGTGTGACATCTCCCATCATTGGCGCTAGTAAAATAGAACATCTCAAAGAAGCTGCGGAGGCTGTAGATTTAGAGCTTTCTCAAGAAGAACTCAAATTCTTAGAAGAACCTTACACACCCCATCCTATCTTAGGGCATCAATATCCATCGGGAAATCGTCCGTAG
- a CDS encoding ABC transporter substrate-binding protein: protein MTRLNYTKKALLLATAFLPLLGVFVSIPLAKSQRPANVDLSKVTIVLGDQVNGTRALVEAAKVLEGVPYKYKWASFQGAAPLFEALRAGAVDTAPAGDLPVITAALGQTPLKILATRVGNGESLGIVVRGDSPIKRVADLKGKTVVVSSARGSVSQYQLYGALAEAGLKRSDVTVKFVLPTDASAAFLSKAIEVWAVFDPYYYVAQQNGGRVLRDGKGINSALSFVTASDNALADPGKRAAIADFLKRLSKATDWAIANPDAYAQVHSNLTRLPLSTSKVITRRGARKLRPVTNEDISKLQTVADRSVQYEILPKRIDVRTIVDQNVWKN, encoded by the coding sequence ATGACACGATTGAATTACACCAAGAAAGCACTTCTTTTAGCTACTGCATTTTTACCCTTGTTGGGTGTTTTTGTCTCTATCCCCTTAGCCAAATCGCAAAGGCCAGCAAATGTTGATCTTTCAAAAGTTACTATAGTTTTGGGTGACCAAGTTAATGGTACGCGGGCACTTGTAGAAGCAGCTAAAGTTTTGGAAGGAGTGCCTTATAAATATAAATGGGCAAGCTTTCAAGGTGCTGCTCCCCTGTTTGAAGCGTTACGCGCTGGTGCAGTTGATACCGCACCCGCAGGCGATCTCCCCGTAATTACCGCAGCTTTGGGTCAGACACCTTTGAAAATTTTGGCAACCAGAGTCGGTAATGGAGAATCTCTCGGTATTGTTGTTCGTGGCGATTCTCCTATCAAAAGGGTAGCCGATTTGAAGGGTAAGACGGTTGTTGTGTCTTCAGCAAGGGGTAGTGTCTCCCAGTATCAACTATATGGAGCCTTGGCAGAAGCTGGATTGAAACGTAGCGATGTAACTGTTAAGTTTGTGCTACCAACTGATGCGTCAGCAGCCTTTTTATCTAAGGCGATTGAAGTCTGGGCGGTATTTGATCCTTACTACTATGTAGCACAGCAAAATGGTGGGCGGGTGTTGCGTGATGGCAAAGGTATTAATAGCGCCTTGTCATTTGTCACTGCTAGCGATAATGCTTTGGCTGATCCAGGTAAACGGGCTGCGATCGCAGATTTTTTGAAACGGCTGAGTAAAGCTACCGACTGGGCGATCGCTAATCCGGATGCTTATGCTCAAGTCCATTCCAATCTGACGCGCTTACCATTAAGTACTTCAAAAGTAATTACCCGACGCGGCGCACGAAAGCTGCGTCCAGTTACTAATGAGGATATTAGCAAATTGCAAACCGTAGCTGATCGTTCTGTCCAATACGAAATTTTACCGAAGCGTATCGATGTTCGCACAATTGTTGACCAAAATGTCTGGAAGAATTGA
- a CDS encoding GAF domain-containing protein, whose product MAEVLQLPNAEDRETIYIALLPQIKNLIAAEQDLIANLANITAVLHQAFNFFWVGFYRCVDDELVLGPFQGTLACTRIHLSQGVCGASASQKQTIIVPDVYLFPGHIACSSASRSEIVLPLEYAGEVQLVLDIDSDQIDDFSTIDAFYLEQIIELIKQRHFDSFKHHYQE is encoded by the coding sequence ATGGCTGAAGTATTACAATTGCCTAATGCAGAAGACAGAGAAACCATATATATTGCCTTACTACCGCAAATTAAAAATTTAATTGCAGCAGAACAAGACTTAATTGCAAACTTAGCCAATATTACGGCTGTTTTACATCAAGCATTTAACTTTTTCTGGGTAGGATTTTACAGGTGTGTTGATGATGAGTTAGTACTTGGCCCATTTCAGGGAACTTTAGCCTGTACCCGCATACATCTTTCTCAGGGTGTTTGTGGTGCAAGTGCTTCTCAAAAGCAAACAATTATTGTCCCTGATGTTTATTTATTTCCTGGGCATATTGCTTGTAGTTCTGCTTCTCGTTCCGAGATTGTATTACCTCTTGAATACGCCGGAGAAGTGCAACTAGTACTTGATATTGATAGTGACCAAATAGATGATTTTTCTACTATAGATGCTTTTTATCTTGAGCAAATTATAGAATTAATTAAACAACGACATTTTGATAGTTTCAAACATCACTACCAAGAATAG
- a CDS encoding ABC transporter substrate-binding protein → MKQIFAKHELGAIESFMKFPAFKLIANWLDFRKPKKQTQEVSFKTIPAICAFSSVLSLSIVGLTASNIQDIAVAQQKQNLSNVTLRVAKYKGGWDLLLKLAKQDNFPYKVEFKEFTAGNLIVQAINANAIDVGSGSEIPPIFGIQSNAAVKLIASNRGPTIGQTLLVPKTSKARTVADLKGKKVGYVRATTAHYFLIKMLEEVGLSFKDINPVALTIPDGLSAFRRGDLDAWATYGYAIQQAKKDGARELKSAKNILSGNFLIFASPKAIADQNQKAAIGDFLCRLKKAQNWREANSKNLETWSQAYAQAIGVDLKLVLDDAKEGLQQRRSQILPVSKEAIASQQRVADTFAKTGVIPSKVNVAPLWDGTFTNAINQCK, encoded by the coding sequence ATGAAGCAGATTTTTGCCAAACATGAATTAGGAGCTATAGAGTCATTTATGAAATTCCCCGCATTCAAACTAATAGCTAATTGGCTTGACTTTCGGAAACCTAAAAAACAAACTCAGGAAGTTTCATTTAAAACTATTCCGGCTATATGTGCTTTTAGCTCAGTTTTGAGCTTGTCTATTGTGGGGTTGACTGCAAGTAATATTCAAGATATTGCAGTGGCTCAACAAAAACAAAATTTATCAAATGTGACTTTGCGTGTTGCTAAATATAAAGGTGGCTGGGATTTACTCTTAAAATTAGCAAAACAAGATAACTTTCCCTATAAAGTTGAGTTTAAAGAATTTACCGCCGGAAATTTGATAGTACAAGCTATCAATGCTAATGCAATTGATGTGGGTTCTGGGAGTGAGATACCGCCCATTTTTGGCATTCAATCTAATGCTGCAGTTAAGCTAATTGCTTCTAACAGAGGGCCGACTATAGGTCAAACCTTACTTGTACCTAAAACTTCCAAAGCTAGAACTGTTGCTGACCTTAAAGGTAAAAAAGTGGGTTATGTACGAGCGACTACAGCCCATTATTTTCTCATCAAAATGTTAGAAGAAGTGGGGCTTTCGTTCAAGGATATTAATCCTGTGGCTTTGACTATTCCTGATGGACTTTCAGCTTTTAGGAGAGGTGATTTAGATGCTTGGGCTACCTACGGTTATGCTATTCAACAAGCAAAGAAAGATGGTGCTAGAGAATTAAAGTCAGCCAAAAATATTCTTAGTGGTAACTTTTTGATTTTCGCATCTCCGAAGGCGATCGCGGATCAAAATCAAAAAGCAGCAATTGGTGATTTTCTTTGTCGGCTCAAAAAAGCGCAAAATTGGCGAGAAGCGAACAGTAAGAACTTAGAAACTTGGTCTCAAGCCTATGCACAAGCAATTGGTGTAGATCTCAAGCTGGTTCTAGACGATGCTAAAGAGGGTTTGCAACAACGCCGTTCTCAAATTCTTCCCGTATCCAAGGAAGCGATCGCTTCTCAACAAAGGGTAGCAGATACCTTTGCGAAAACTGGTGTCATTCCATCTAAGGTGAATGTTGCACCTCTGTGGGATGGGACTTTTACTAATGCAATTAATCAGTGCAAATAA
- a CDS encoding CmcJ/NvfI family oxidoreductase, which yields MSFNSQVIDKLASQDLPYVEANLNYLVPMAQKPVNYTYEPPSGIPRSNTAYEIRKSRIYNARSRREDILLDREGFAFTEHNTNVRDFYNEDEIHQVYYPEAEQLLKEVTGATKVVIFDHTLRNADISKPGENKIREPGKRVHNDFTAKSGYTRARWELEKRGLGNDEIEALLQKRFAIINVWRGIADTILESPLALTDARTIEPQELVAGDLVYPDRTGETYAVTYNPEHKWYYFPEMRRNEVIFIKCFDSAENGPARFSAHSAFDDPTSPPNAPARQSIELRTFVFYSA from the coding sequence ATGAGCTTCAACAGCCAAGTTATCGATAAATTAGCTTCTCAAGATTTGCCATACGTAGAGGCCAACCTCAATTACCTAGTCCCGATGGCGCAAAAACCTGTCAACTATACCTATGAACCACCATCAGGTATTCCCCGTTCCAATACCGCCTATGAGATCCGCAAATCTCGAATCTACAATGCTCGTTCTAGAAGAGAGGATATTCTACTGGATCGAGAAGGATTTGCTTTTACCGAACATAATACCAATGTCCGCGACTTCTATAACGAAGACGAAATACATCAAGTTTACTACCCAGAAGCAGAGCAATTATTAAAAGAAGTTACAGGCGCAACTAAAGTAGTAATCTTCGATCACACCCTACGCAATGCCGATATTAGTAAGCCAGGTGAAAATAAAATTAGAGAACCTGGTAAGCGTGTACATAATGACTTTACCGCTAAATCTGGCTATACAAGAGCGCGCTGGGAGTTAGAAAAAAGAGGCTTAGGTAATGATGAGATTGAAGCCCTCTTACAGAAAAGATTTGCCATTATCAATGTTTGGCGGGGAATTGCAGATACAATTTTAGAATCGCCATTAGCATTAACTGATGCACGCACTATTGAACCACAAGAACTAGTAGCTGGTGATTTAGTATATCCAGATCGCACCGGTGAAACCTACGCTGTCACATATAACCCAGAACATAAATGGTATTACTTCCCCGAAATGCGGCGGAACGAAGTCATATTTATTAAATGTTTTGATTCTGCAGAAAACGGGCCTGCACGTTTTTCCGCCCACTCAGCCTTTGACGATCCAACCAGCCCCCCAAATGCGCCAGCAAGACAAAGCATTGAGCTGCGAACATTCGTCTTTTATTCTGCATAA
- a CDS encoding MetQ/NlpA family ABC transporter substrate-binding protein: protein MSNKGDGIRTIIINRRYFLLGTGSAIFSVLFASCSSNQNQSTSTPTSQNVSTSQQTSTIKIGVWSVIAEDILKFIQKELATSQGLEIQIVKFSDWVQVNNALKSGEIDANYFQHRLFMEDSAKRLNLNLVMLNQTYLTPLGIYSKKIKSLDKIPNGATIAIQSDASNKDRTLKFLQANNLVKLKDTSGNLATVKDIAENPKNLQFKELDGPAIVRGLDDVDLGTFLGSLRIQSKQLDLRPIVQESTNDKRYALGLVTLQGKENDPRIQKLNQMIIDPKVKEFINSTYKDAVLPVF, encoded by the coding sequence ATGAGTAATAAGGGTGACGGAATTCGTACAATTATTATTAATCGTCGCTATTTTCTCCTGGGAACTGGAAGTGCAATTTTCTCCGTTCTCTTTGCTAGTTGTTCCTCAAATCAAAATCAATCTACCAGCACACCAACTAGTCAAAATGTATCAACCTCACAACAAACCAGCACAATTAAAATCGGGGTTTGGTCTGTAATTGCTGAAGATATTTTGAAGTTTATTCAAAAAGAATTAGCTACCAGTCAGGGTTTAGAAATTCAAATTGTGAAATTTAGTGATTGGGTACAAGTTAATAACGCCTTAAAGAGTGGCGAAATTGATGCAAACTATTTTCAGCATCGTTTATTTATGGAAGATTCTGCTAAAAGACTCAACCTCAATTTAGTGATGCTAAATCAAACTTATTTAACACCTTTGGGTATTTATTCTAAAAAAATTAAATCCCTAGACAAAATTCCTAATGGTGCGACAATCGCTATTCAAAGTGATGCTAGTAATAAGGATCGTACCTTAAAGTTTTTGCAAGCTAATAATTTAGTCAAGCTGAAAGATACGTCAGGAAATCTCGCTACTGTGAAAGATATTGCAGAGAATCCAAAAAATCTCCAATTCAAAGAATTAGATGGCCCAGCTATTGTTAGAGGATTGGATGATGTGGATTTAGGTACATTTTTAGGAAGTTTGCGGATTCAATCAAAACAGCTAGATTTGCGTCCGATTGTTCAAGAATCAACCAATGATAAAAGATACGCTCTAGGCTTAGTAACTTTGCAGGGCAAAGAAAATGATCCCAGAATTCAAAAGCTGAATCAAATGATTATCGATCCTAAAGTCAAAGAATTTATCAACAGTACTTATAAAGATGCTGTGTTACCAGTCTTCTAA
- a CDS encoding acyl-CoA dehydrogenase family protein encodes MTQIEEKVIDSTFQFAAAVTPNSSELQTLLDYIALGASERDRDRILPFDVINLIRRSRLGALRIPVADGGAGSSARELFEVVIRLGDADPNVAHIVRNHFSVTERLLRAQSSERNRRWLKAVADGAIIGLALTELEVKRAGSGAVAVTKLTPDGDGYRLNGTKYYSTGSIFADLIWVRILTTDDTVATVIIPTKREGIDLVDDWDGFGQRLTGTGTTTFTNVRVEADEVILDTDPDADKLPYNIVPQLFLTGVNAGIIRSVLRDATNLIHKRPRTFYHAVAEQAADDPLLQQTVGQISANAFAAESIVLAAADGLDRLTAAKGQGEEAELAIALATSLSAAKAKLIVDDLALRSATLLFEVGGASTTKKSSNLDRHWRNARTLASHNPSHFKARAVGDYEINGTPLPPRGFF; translated from the coding sequence ATGACTCAAATTGAAGAAAAAGTTATCGATTCTACCTTCCAGTTTGCGGCTGCTGTTACGCCTAACTCGTCAGAATTGCAAACTCTCTTAGACTATATTGCTCTGGGAGCAAGTGAACGCGATCGCGATCGCATTCTCCCTTTTGATGTCATCAACTTGATCCGGCGTTCTCGGTTAGGTGCATTACGCATCCCCGTTGCTGATGGCGGTGCTGGTAGTTCTGCAAGGGAATTATTTGAGGTTGTGATTCGCCTGGGAGATGCTGACCCGAATGTTGCTCACATTGTGCGGAATCATTTCTCGGTCACAGAAAGGCTTTTACGTGCTCAATCCAGCGAGAGAAATCGCCGTTGGCTGAAAGCCGTAGCCGATGGCGCAATTATTGGACTCGCCTTAACTGAATTAGAAGTCAAGCGTGCTGGTAGCGGTGCAGTAGCAGTGACAAAATTAACACCCGATGGTGATGGTTATCGTTTGAATGGGACGAAGTATTACAGCACTGGCAGTATTTTTGCAGATTTAATTTGGGTGCGGATACTAACAACTGATGATACTGTCGCCACAGTAATTATACCAACTAAGCGCGAGGGTATTGACCTTGTAGACGACTGGGACGGCTTTGGACAAAGGCTAACTGGCACGGGAACGACTACATTTACTAATGTGCGGGTTGAAGCAGATGAAGTAATTCTTGATACAGACCCAGATGCAGATAAACTGCCATACAATATTGTGCCGCAATTGTTCCTAACTGGGGTGAATGCAGGGATTATTCGTAGCGTTTTGCGTGACGCTACAAACCTCATCCACAAACGCCCCAGAACCTTTTACCACGCTGTAGCAGAGCAAGCAGCAGATGACCCCCTATTGCAGCAAACCGTCGGTCAAATCTCCGCTAACGCCTTTGCTGCGGAATCAATTGTTCTGGCGGCGGCTGATGGTTTGGATCGCCTGACGGCTGCTAAAGGTCAAGGTGAAGAGGCGGAATTAGCCATAGCTTTGGCAACTTCTTTGAGTGCAGCTAAGGCGAAATTAATTGTTGATGACTTGGCGCTACGTTCAGCAACTCTGTTATTTGAGGTTGGCGGCGCTTCCACAACTAAGAAAAGCTCAAATTTAGATCGTCATTGGCGTAATGCGCGCACTTTAGCATCTCATAATCCCAGCCACTTTAAAGCCCGTGCGGTGGGAGATTATGAAATTAACGGTACACCACTCCCACCACGAGGATTTTTCTAA
- a CDS encoding MetQ/NlpA family ABC transporter substrate-binding protein yields MRINRRYFLLGTGSAIASTLFASCTSNQNSSTSQSTSQPVSQSTKTAQLKVGSRNTVSEDILKFIQKDLAPSQNLEFQIVTIGDSVKINDALKNGEIDANLFQHELFMKQAAKRLNADFVMLNRSYTSVYALYSKRLKIKSVNEIPIGATIGISNDDSNQDRALKFLKHLDLINLKEKSGDYYTVQDVIAHPKKLQIKELDNYAIGRGLDDLDLGIAYSSLLLQAKITLTPIVLDEIGMADRKYATGLATVQAKSNDANIQKLNQLVINPKLKDFINANYKGTIVPSF; encoded by the coding sequence ATGAGAATCAACCGCCGATATTTTTTGCTGGGAACAGGAAGTGCGATCGCATCAACTCTTTTCGCCAGTTGTACATCAAACCAAAATTCCTCAACTAGTCAATCAACCAGCCAACCAGTTAGCCAATCAACTAAAACAGCACAACTCAAAGTTGGTTCTCGCAATACTGTTTCAGAAGATATATTGAAATTCATTCAAAAAGACCTCGCTCCTAGTCAAAATTTAGAATTTCAAATCGTGACGATTGGTGATTCTGTAAAGATTAACGATGCCCTAAAAAATGGGGAAATTGATGCTAATCTTTTCCAGCATGAACTATTTATGAAACAAGCTGCCAAAAGACTAAATGCAGATTTTGTCATGCTCAATCGCAGTTATACTTCTGTATATGCACTCTATTCAAAAAGACTCAAAATAAAATCGGTTAACGAAATTCCTATAGGTGCAACTATTGGCATTTCTAATGATGACAGCAATCAGGATCGCGCTTTAAAATTTCTCAAACACCTAGACTTAATTAACTTAAAAGAAAAATCAGGTGATTATTATACAGTTCAAGATGTAATAGCCCATCCGAAAAAGCTGCAAATTAAAGAATTAGATAATTATGCCATTGGCAGAGGATTGGACGACCTTGATTTAGGTATTGCATATTCATCGCTACTTCTCCAAGCCAAAATAACTCTAACTCCTATTGTGTTAGATGAAATTGGTATGGCAGATAGAAAATATGCTACAGGCTTGGCAACTGTGCAAGCAAAATCTAATGATGCCAATATTCAAAAATTAAATCAATTGGTTATCAATCCCAAATTGAAGGATTTTATCAACGCCAACTACAAGGGTACTATCGTGCCATCATTCTAA
- the yfcF gene encoding glutathione transferase, with the protein MSSTSLILYVDSQYASPYALSAFVSLHEKALSFDIKTLDLAANAQNEPDFVTKSLTRRVPTLIHDGFTLSESSAIAEYIDEVFPGTLLYPKEPQSRARARQVQAWLRSDLAPIKQERSTEVIFYGVKKPPLSLEAKKAAEKLFSAAELLLASNTENLFGQWSIADVDLALILHRLILNGDPVPDKLVTYAKHQWERPSVQLWVNQQRPPL; encoded by the coding sequence TTGTCATCTACATCGCTTATTCTCTATGTCGATTCCCAGTACGCTAGCCCCTATGCGCTGTCGGCTTTCGTATCTCTGCACGAAAAAGCACTATCATTCGATATCAAAACTCTTGATTTGGCTGCTAATGCCCAAAACGAGCCAGATTTTGTCACTAAATCCTTAACGCGGCGTGTACCAACTTTGATTCATGACGGATTCACCTTGTCTGAATCCTCTGCGATCGCAGAATACATCGATGAGGTATTTCCCGGTACTCTTTTATATCCAAAAGAACCACAGAGTCGAGCCAGAGCGCGTCAGGTACAAGCTTGGCTCCGCAGTGACCTCGCGCCCATCAAACAAGAACGCTCAACTGAGGTTATTTTCTACGGAGTCAAAAAGCCACCGCTTTCTTTGGAAGCAAAAAAAGCTGCTGAGAAATTATTCTCTGCTGCTGAGTTACTGCTGGCTAGCAACACCGAAAACCTATTCGGTCAATGGTCTATTGCTGATGTGGATTTGGCTTTAATACTCCATCGCCTAATTCTCAACGGCGATCCAGTACCCGATAAATTGGTAACTTACGCCAAACATCAATGGGAAAGGCCATCTGTTCAGCTATGGGTCAATCAACAACGCCCACCACTGTGA
- a CDS encoding NCS2 family permease, with protein MKYLTRFHNLVRSPAQVFQIKQLGTTYQTEILAGITTFITMAYTLVVTPRILSHGIFLQHPGDLFDELVMATAIVSAVATALISLLTNYPFALAPGMGLNSLFAFSVVLELKLNWHLALTAVLLQGLLLIALSMSGIRDRLINAIPLSLKQATVAGIGFFMAYIAMSGNPESPTLGAGLIVASAATKTTLGSLSNPVTLSLFCQSGKTQLVKPFWRLNFRFLTINFSYC; from the coding sequence ATGAAATATCTTACTCGCTTCCACAATTTAGTGCGATCGCCTGCTCAAGTTTTCCAGATCAAGCAACTCGGCACTACTTACCAAACAGAAATTCTGGCGGGTATCACCACGTTTATCACTATGGCTTACACCTTGGTGGTTACCCCTAGAATTTTATCTCATGGCATCTTTTTGCAGCATCCTGGCGATCTGTTTGATGAATTGGTAATGGCTACTGCCATAGTTTCAGCGGTTGCAACTGCCTTAATCAGTCTGCTGACTAATTACCCTTTTGCTTTGGCACCAGGTATGGGGCTGAACTCCCTGTTTGCATTTTCTGTGGTGTTGGAGTTAAAGCTAAACTGGCACTTGGCCTTAACGGCTGTTCTACTGCAAGGATTACTCTTGATTGCCTTGTCGATGAGTGGCATTCGCGATCGCCTGATCAATGCAATTCCCCTTTCTTTGAAGCAGGCAACAGTTGCAGGCATTGGTTTTTTTATGGCATACATCGCCATGTCGGGCAATCCTGAATCTCCAACTTTGGGTGCAGGACTAATTGTTGCTAGTGCTGCAACAAAGACCACTTTAGGGTCTCTCAGCAACCCTGTCACCTTATCCCTCTTTTGTCAGAGTGGGAAAACCCAATTGGTGAAACCCTTTTGGCGCTTGAATTTTCGCTTTTTAACTATAAATTTTAGTTACTGTTAA
- a CDS encoding NCS2 family permease, which yields MFSESDKTGLLAVFGLLLTAGLMVRQIKGGILWGILATSLLGWVLKIAPAPEKLMAWPHFPVHLFGQALMGWNYFTPKQTFNLIAAIFILLFVTLFDSIGALMGLGQQALRLDSSGKLPRSSQSLLAIAVGTAFAAILGTSPVAPYLESAAGISQGGRSGISSLVVSALLLLCTLFLPLLSAVPAFATAPVLILVGVLMLGGSIRSINWDDLCEAIPAFLMILMMPITFSLANGLAIGLITYPLMKLFQGKIREISPILIFLGFVSVLFLVLMTLQKL from the coding sequence TTGTTTTCCGAGAGTGACAAAACAGGGTTATTAGCAGTATTTGGTCTGTTGTTAACCGCAGGTTTGATGGTGCGTCAAATCAAAGGTGGGATATTGTGGGGTATTCTCGCAACTTCCTTACTAGGATGGGTATTGAAGATTGCACCTGCACCAGAAAAATTAATGGCGTGGCCCCATTTTCCAGTCCACTTGTTTGGTCAAGCGTTGATGGGCTGGAACTATTTTACTCCTAAGCAGACCTTTAACCTGATTGCAGCGATATTTATTCTACTGTTCGTGACATTATTTGACAGTATTGGCGCATTGATGGGTTTGGGACAACAGGCTCTTAGGCTAGATAGCAGTGGAAAATTGCCACGTTCGAGCCAATCTTTGTTGGCGATCGCAGTTGGTACAGCTTTTGCTGCTATCCTGGGAACTTCCCCCGTTGCTCCTTACCTAGAGTCGGCTGCGGGGATTTCTCAAGGTGGACGGAGTGGGATTTCCTCGCTGGTTGTCAGTGCCTTATTACTCCTTTGTACCTTGTTTCTACCCCTGCTGTCCGCAGTACCCGCTTTTGCCACCGCACCCGTGCTAATTCTCGTAGGCGTTTTGATGTTGGGTGGTAGCATCCGCTCAATTAACTGGGACGATCTCTGCGAAGCAATTCCGGCATTTTTAATGATTTTGATGATGCCAATCACTTTCTCCCTCGCCAATGGATTAGCGATCGGATTGATCACCTATCCATTAATGAAATTGTTCCAAGGAAAAATCCGTGAAATCAGCCCAATACTCATATTTTTAGGCTTTGTTTCTGTCTTGTTTTTAGTGTTGATGACTTTGCAAAAGCTTTGA